Sequence from the Agrococcus sp. SL85 genome:
GGCGTAGCCGTCCGCCGCGTCTCGGTCGCCGGCGACGAGCCGCGTGCCCGGCGCGAGGTCGCCGCCCTCGCCGCGGGCGAGGCACACGACCTCGGCGCCCCGGGCGGCGTGCGCGGCTGCGACCGCTCGCCCGATCCACCGTGTGCCGCCGAGGACGAGGACGCGCTGCGCTGCCATGCCGCCATGCAAGCGCCCCGGCCGCCTCTCGTCCAGCCGGTTCGCCGTGGGCGGAGCCGCTAGCGTCGTCGGGTGCCCTCGCCCTCCGACCTCGCCGCGCCCCCGCCCGCGGGCACGCCCGTGCCGCCCGCGATCGCGCGGCTCGCGGGCCACGACCCCGTCGAGCTCGTGTGGCGGAACGCCGCAGGCGGCCTCACGGCGCGCATCGACCGCGCGGGCGGCGCCGTCTACGCCAAGTGGAACCCGGCCGGCAGCGGCGAGTCGCTCGCCGAGGAGGCGCTGCGGCTGGGCTGGCTCGCGGGCCGCCTCCCCGCCCCGCTCGTGCTCGAGTCGCGGAGCGAGCGCGGTGGCGAGCTCCTCGTGACCGCGGCCATCGACGCCGCCTCCGTCGTCTCGGCCGCGGGGCTGCGCGATCCGGGCGCCGGGGCCGCCGCGCTCGGCGAGGGGCTCCGCCGCCTCCACGCGCTGGCCGTGGAGGCGTGCCCGTTCGCCGCGCCCGACTGGACGCGCGGCGCCGGTGCGCCCGAGGATCCCGTCGTCTGCCATGGCGACCCGTGCGCGCCGAACACGCTCATCGCCGACGGCGCCTTCGCGGGCCTCGTCGACATGGCGCGGCTCGGCGTGGGCGAGCGCTGGTCCGATCTCGCGGTCGCCAGCTGGTCGCTGCACTGGAACGGCCTGGGCGACGGCGAGCCGGCGTTCTGGCGCGCGTACGGCAGCGCGCCCGACGCGCAGCGGATCGCGGCGTGGCGGGCGCGCTGGGATGCGCCGGGGGCGGACGCGGTCTAGAGCGCGAGGAGCGCGTCGTCGATCCGGAGGCCCAGCACCGGCCGGTCGGCGGTCCACACGGCCGCGCAGGCGGCGCGGATGGTGTCGACGGGCCGCTCGCCCTCGCGCACGAGGGCGATGTCGATGCCGGATCGGCGCACGGCGGCGCGCCCGACCTCGAAGTACGTGTCGCCCGTGGAGCGCTCGAAGGTCTCGCGGAGCGGCGCGATCGGCTGCTGCAGGTCGCGGAGGTCCTGCACGATGTGGTCGGGCCGCATCGATTCGTCGGCGCCGATGGCGCTCGCGCCGCGGTCGATGCCCGTGAGCACGAGGATCGTGCGGATGCCGGCACGGCGGCCGCCGAGGATGTCGGTGTCGAGGCGGTCGCCGATCATGGCCGCGGCGCTCGGCGCGTAGCGCTCGCGAGCCACGTCGTAGATGGGGGTCTCGGGCTTGCCCGCGACCTCCGCGAGGCGGCCGACGGCGGTGTGCACGGCCGAGACGAGCGTGCCGTTGCCGGGGGCGATGCCGCCGGCGACGGGGATCGTCCAGTCGGTGTTCGTCGCGATCCAGGGGATCTCGGACCTTCCGGGCGTGGCGCGCAGCGCGAACGCGGCCTCCGCGAGGTCCTTCCAGCCCACCGAGGGGTGGAAGCCCTGCACGACCGCCTTGGGCTGCTCGGCCGCGGAACGCACCACGCGCCAGCCGCGCGCCTCGATCTCGGCCACGATGCCCTGGCCGCCCACGACCATGACGGCGTCGCCGGGCGCGAGGTGGGGCGCGAGCAGCCGCATGGCCGCCTGGGGGCTCGTCACGACGTCCTCGGGCTGCACAGGCAGCCCGAACGAGGCCAGGTGCTCGGCGACCTCCACGTCGGTGCGCGAGGCGTTGTTCGTGATGTACGAGGCCGGCAGGCCCGTGGCGAGGATGCTCTCGACCGCGTGCGGGATGGCGTCGGGCCCCTGGTAGACGACCCCGTCGAGGTCGAGGTAGAGGCGATCGATGCCGTCGAGCGGCGTCGGCTGCGCAGGCGCCGTCTTCGAGAACAGCCCCATCAGCGACGGCCCTCGTCGGCGTCGTGGCCCTCGATGAGCTCGTCGCCGAAGAGCGCGTCCGCGTCGGCGGAGGTCACGGTGCCGTCGGTCGGGTGCAGCTCGGGCTCCGCGGCCTCGGCCGCCGGGGCCGCCTCTGCCGCTGCCGCTGCCTCGACCTCTGCCTCGACCACGGGCAGGTCGCCGGGCTCCGCAGCGACCTCGGGATCGGGAGCCGCCTCGCCCTCGGGGCCCGCCTCGTCCGCCGTGGCCGACACCGGCGCGTCGTCCTCGGCGAGCAGCTCCTCGACCTCGTCCTCGATCGAGATGCCCTCCTCGACCGCCGCCTCGGCATCCTCGGGCTGCTCGAT
This genomic interval carries:
- a CDS encoding phosphotransferase, with the protein product MPSPSDLAAPPPAGTPVPPAIARLAGHDPVELVWRNAAGGLTARIDRAGGAVYAKWNPAGSGESLAEEALRLGWLAGRLPAPLVLESRSERGGELLVTAAIDAASVVSAAGLRDPGAGAAALGEGLRRLHALAVEACPFAAPDWTRGAGAPEDPVVCHGDPCAPNTLIADGAFAGLVDMARLGVGERWSDLAVASWSLHWNGLGDGEPAFWRAYGSAPDAQRIAAWRARWDAPGADAV
- a CDS encoding HAD-IIA family hydrolase; the protein is MGLFSKTAPAQPTPLDGIDRLYLDLDGVVYQGPDAIPHAVESILATGLPASYITNNASRTDVEVAEHLASFGLPVQPEDVVTSPQAAMRLLAPHLAPGDAVMVVGGQGIVAEIEARGWRVVRSAAEQPKAVVQGFHPSVGWKDLAEAAFALRATPGRSEIPWIATNTDWTIPVAGGIAPGNGTLVSAVHTAVGRLAEVAGKPETPIYDVARERYAPSAAAMIGDRLDTDILGGRRAGIRTILVLTGIDRGASAIGADESMRPDHIVQDLRDLQQPIAPLRETFERSTGDTYFEVGRAAVRRSGIDIALVREGERPVDTIRAACAAVWTADRPVLGLRIDDALLAL